The Bacillota bacterium genome has a segment encoding these proteins:
- a CDS encoding GntR family transcriptional regulator, translating to MPVEDTTPLVRADLDTLVYERVRQMILDGALPPGEQIIQDQLARRLGVSRTPLRRALTQLAKDNLVEMTPRGTFVRQFTLDEVIAVFEIRGVLEGLACRLFAERAEPPDIAYMRSLFTTAMERITPDHWSAYRQADQEFHYYIAKKSNSSIISQTLSSFHILTISFLQGLIRPPEETFPEHMRIIDALEERDPDKAERYAVEHIRITVQLLKEGRMAGALSRFGIRSPSPGGRSAASTSAP from the coding sequence GTGCCCGTCGAAGATACGACCCCTCTGGTTCGGGCTGACCTCGATACGCTGGTGTACGAGCGCGTTCGGCAGATGATCCTGGATGGCGCGCTCCCGCCCGGCGAGCAAATCATCCAGGACCAGCTCGCCCGGCGTTTGGGCGTTAGCCGCACTCCTCTTCGTCGTGCCCTGACGCAGCTCGCCAAGGACAACCTGGTGGAGATGACCCCGAGAGGGACCTTCGTTCGCCAATTCACGCTCGACGAGGTCATCGCCGTCTTCGAGATTCGTGGTGTGCTGGAGGGGCTAGCATGTCGCCTCTTCGCCGAGCGCGCCGAACCCCCCGATATTGCCTACATGCGAAGCCTGTTCACCACGGCCATGGAGCGAATAACCCCCGATCACTGGAGCGCGTATCGGCAGGCCGATCAAGAGTTCCATTACTACATAGCCAAGAAGTCAAACAGCAGCATCATCTCGCAGACGCTCAGTTCTTTCCACATCCTGACCATCAGCTTTCTTCAGGGACTCATCCGCCCGCCCGAAGAAACGTTTCCTGAGCACATGCGGATCATTGATGCCCTCGAGGAGCGTGATCCGGACAAAGCCGAGCGCTACGCGGTCGAGCACATCCGCATCACCGTACAGCTTCTGAAAGAAGGCCGCATGGCCGGCGCGCTCTCACGCTTCGGCATCCGGTCCCCTTCACCGGGCGGGAGGAGCGCGGCCTCCACTTCGGCTCCATGA